From a region of the Neobacillus niacini genome:
- a CDS encoding Gfo/Idh/MocA family protein, translating to MEKVRWGILSTANIAQKSLIPAFERANNAVVTGIASISGKAEEVAAQFNIAKSYSSYEAMLQDPEIDAVYIPLPNHLHKKWTLEAAKHGKHILCEKPASLTAQETQEVVEFCKQKNVKFMEAFMYQFHPQHERVREIIKSGEIGEVKYMRASFSFFLAQPEGNVRMDSSKGGGSLYDVGCYAIHAIRNIIESEPVEVHVQANMDSDYKVDTSAFGYMQMENGVRAHFDCSFDTVFRAEYEVIGTKGQIKVPRAFRPDNHGGEGLIIVIKEAETREEKIVADIYRAEVEHLSQVILEDGEPSYTGENAIQNMRVIEACYQSIKTGNSIKLV from the coding sequence ATGGAAAAGGTAAGATGGGGAATTTTAAGTACCGCAAATATTGCTCAAAAATCATTAATCCCTGCATTTGAAAGGGCAAATAATGCTGTGGTCACAGGAATTGCTTCAATCAGTGGAAAAGCTGAAGAGGTTGCAGCACAATTTAATATTGCAAAGTCATACAGCAGTTATGAAGCAATGCTCCAAGACCCAGAGATTGACGCAGTCTATATTCCGCTGCCAAACCATTTACATAAAAAGTGGACACTTGAAGCGGCCAAACATGGCAAGCATATTCTATGCGAAAAGCCTGCGTCTTTAACGGCACAAGAAACGCAAGAAGTGGTTGAATTTTGCAAACAAAAGAACGTTAAATTTATGGAAGCATTTATGTACCAATTTCACCCGCAGCATGAACGGGTGAGAGAAATCATCAAAAGTGGCGAAATTGGTGAAGTTAAATACATGAGGGCCAGCTTTTCGTTTTTCCTTGCCCAGCCAGAAGGCAATGTCAGAATGGACTCATCTAAAGGTGGAGGAAGTCTTTATGATGTTGGCTGTTATGCCATCCATGCCATTCGGAATATTATAGAGTCTGAGCCAGTAGAAGTTCATGTTCAAGCGAATATGGATTCTGACTATAAAGTAGACACATCTGCTTTTGGTTATATGCAAATGGAAAATGGTGTTCGCGCTCATTTTGATTGCAGCTTTGACACGGTTTTTAGAGCAGAGTATGAAGTGATTGGAACAAAAGGCCAGATAAAGGTCCCAAGAGCATTCCGTCCAGATAATCATGGGGGAGAAGGACTTATTATTGTCATCAAAGAAGCTGAAACGAGAGAAGAGAAAATAGTTGCCGATATTTATCGAGCTGAGGTTGAGCATCTCTCGCAAGTGATTTTGGAGGATGGCGAACCATCTTATACAGGCGAAAATGCCATTCAAAATATGCGTGTGATCGAGGCTTGTTATCAGTCTATAAAAACAGGAAATAGTATTAAATTGGTATAA
- a CDS encoding IS3 family transposase (programmed frameshift) has product MSKIIFNEIQMKLLEQNPNVQHVSERSISYKPEFKVEAIKENSNGKGPAQIFIEHGFDLEVIGTDKPGQCLKRWRKTYEEFGEDGFFTERRGKGATGRPSSKPLSAEDNLKKAEARIKYLEAELGILKKVRRTRKAGEEEEKVTISEKYALIENTIRKFNLKHMVKFLCEKAEVSRSGYYAWLKAENKRNEREENDWKDYVLIKEIFDKKKGYAGALTIKMILDNDYFVEMNHKKIRRIMRKYNLVAKVRQINPYKQMAKATQEHKTLPNLLNREFNQEEPGKVLLTDITYVYFGSSQPAYLSCVKDASTREIMAYHLSKTLKMDLVYSTLDKLSDALGGIIHPEAMIHSDQGFHYTHPEFQKRVKKMELTQSMSRKGNCWDNAPMESFFGHLKDEVDYSSCQTFEELQELIGNYMEEYNNSRYQWSLNKMTPAQYRSHLLAA; this is encoded by the exons TTGAGTAAAATTATTTTTAATGAGATTCAAATGAAGTTACTTGAACAGAACCCTAATGTACAACACGTATCTGAGCGTTCGATATCCTATAAACCAGAGTTTAAGGTTGAAGCAATTAAGGAAAATTCAAATGGTAAAGGTCCTGCCCAAATTTTTATTGAACACGGATTTGACTTAGAGGTAATTGGGACCGATAAACCAGGACAATGTTTGAAACGCTGGAGGAAAACATATGAGGAGTTTGGAGAGGATGGCTTCTTCACAGAACGACGTGGAAAAGGAGCTACAGGTAGACCTTCTTCAAAGCCTCTTTCGGCGGAGGACAACCTTAAGAAAGCTGAAGCGCGTATTAAATATTTAGAAGCTGAACTTG GAATTCTTAAAAAAGTTAGACGAACTCGAAAGGCAGGCGAAGAAGAAGAAAAAGTAACAATTTCAGAGAAGTATGCGCTTATTGAAAATACAATTCGAAAGTTTAATCTTAAACATATGGTGAAATTCCTATGTGAAAAGGCTGAGGTTAGTCGAAGTGGATATTATGCTTGGCTAAAGGCTGAGAACAAGCGTAATGAACGAGAAGAGAACGATTGGAAAGATTATGTGTTAATCAAGGAAATATTCGATAAGAAAAAGGGATACGCAGGTGCCTTAACAATTAAAATGATTTTAGATAATGATTATTTTGTGGAGATGAATCATAAAAAGATTCGTCGCATTATGAGAAAGTATAATTTAGTAGCGAAAGTCCGCCAGATAAATCCTTATAAGCAAATGGCCAAAGCAACACAAGAACATAAGACCCTCCCTAACCTATTAAATAGGGAATTTAACCAAGAAGAACCTGGGAAAGTATTATTAACAGATATTACTTATGTGTATTTCGGTTCTTCGCAACCTGCCTATTTATCATGTGTAAAAGATGCTTCTACAAGGGAAATTATGGCTTACCATTTGTCCAAAACTTTAAAAATGGATCTGGTGTATTCTACATTGGACAAGCTCTCTGATGCACTGGGTGGAATCATTCATCCAGAAGCTATGATTCACTCGGACCAAGGGTTCCATTATACCCATCCAGAATTTCAAAAAAGAGTTAAAAAGATGGAACTCACTCAGTCGATGTCCCGTAAGGGGAATTGTTGGGATAATGCCCCAATGGAATCATTCTTTGGGCATTTAAAGGATGAAGTTGACTATTCTTCATGCCAAACCTTTGAAGAATTACAAGAATTGATAGGAAACTATATGGAGGAATACAACAATAGCCGTTATCAGTGGAGTCTAAATAAAATGACTCCGGCACAATACCGGAGTCACTTATTAGCAGCGTAA